From Micromonospora echinospora, one genomic window encodes:
- a CDS encoding alpha/beta fold hydrolase: MTATWLTVAGRRVRYRVDGAGPPVVLLHGISRSLDDWTEQHHLLRDRFRVHSLDLPGYGHSAPLSVPHTLPALADAVAGFCDAVGIAGPAHLAGNSLGGAVAMQLAVRDPARVSSLVLVNSAGFGREVALALRILAIRPLGRVLLRPNRLTARRVTRSLFHDPVHATEARVAHALAMAREPHAARVMLETLRSLGGLRGVHPQWRADLLDAVAALPLPVLVTWGDRDLILPVTHLTAARARLPHARTHLFTGCGHLPQVECAEEFSRVVADFWTTPG, translated from the coding sequence ATGACCGCCACCTGGCTCACCGTCGCCGGCCGTCGGGTCCGCTACCGGGTCGACGGGGCCGGGCCGCCGGTGGTGCTGCTGCACGGCATCAGCCGCAGCCTCGACGACTGGACCGAGCAACACCACCTGCTCCGCGACCGGTTCCGGGTCCACTCCCTCGACCTTCCCGGCTACGGCCACAGCGCGCCGCTGTCCGTACCGCACACCCTGCCGGCGCTGGCCGACGCGGTGGCGGGGTTCTGCGACGCGGTCGGGATCGCCGGCCCGGCGCACCTGGCCGGCAACTCCCTCGGCGGGGCCGTCGCCATGCAGCTCGCGGTCCGCGACCCGGCCCGGGTGTCCAGCCTGGTGCTGGTCAACAGCGCCGGCTTCGGCCGGGAGGTGGCCCTCGCGCTGCGGATCCTGGCCATCCGCCCGCTCGGGCGGGTGCTGCTGCGGCCGAACCGGCTCACCGCCCGCCGGGTGACCCGGTCGCTGTTCCACGACCCGGTCCACGCCACCGAGGCCCGGGTCGCGCACGCGCTCGCCATGGCGCGCGAGCCGCACGCCGCCCGGGTGATGCTGGAGACCCTGCGCAGCCTCGGCGGGCTGCGCGGCGTCCACCCGCAGTGGCGGGCCGACCTGCTGGACGCGGTGGCCGCGCTGCCGCTGCCCGTCCTGGTCACCTGGGGCGACCGGGACCTGATCCTGCCCGTCACGCACCTCACGGCGGCCCGTGCCCGACTGCCCCACGCCCGAACCCACCTCTTCACCGGCTGCGGCCACCTGCCGCAGGTGGAGTGCGCCGAGGAGTTCAGCCGCGTGGTCGCCGACTTCTGGACCACCCCCGGCTGA
- a CDS encoding S-(hydroxymethyl)mycothiol dehydrogenase, which translates to MSQEVRGVISRRKGAPVEVATIVVPDPGPGEAVVRVQSCGVCHTDLHYREGGINDDFPFLLGHEAAGIVEQVGEGVTGVAPGDFVVLNWRAVCGDCRACRRGRPWYCFNTHNASRKMTLTDGTELTPALGIGAFAEKTLVHAGQCTKVDPAARPAAVGLLGCGVMAGLGAAMNTGGVGRGDSVAVIGCGGVGDAAVAGAVLAGATTIVAVDRDPRKLDWARKFGATHTVDASAEDPVEAIRAVTGGFGADVVIDAVGRPETWKQAFYARDLAGTVVLVGVPTPEMTVELPLLDVFGRGGALKSSWYGDCLPSRDFPLLTELYLQGRLDLDAFVTEEIGLDQVEAAFGRMHAGDVLRSVVVL; encoded by the coding sequence GTGAGCCAGGAAGTGCGGGGAGTGATCTCCCGACGCAAGGGCGCACCGGTCGAGGTCGCCACGATCGTCGTGCCGGATCCGGGGCCCGGGGAGGCCGTCGTCCGCGTCCAGTCCTGCGGGGTGTGCCACACCGACCTGCACTACCGGGAGGGTGGCATCAACGACGACTTCCCGTTCCTGCTTGGTCACGAGGCCGCCGGCATCGTCGAACAGGTGGGGGAGGGGGTCACCGGGGTCGCCCCCGGCGACTTCGTGGTGCTCAACTGGCGGGCGGTCTGCGGCGACTGCCGCGCCTGCCGCCGGGGCCGCCCGTGGTACTGCTTCAACACCCACAACGCGAGCCGCAAGATGACCCTCACCGACGGCACCGAACTCACCCCGGCGCTGGGCATCGGCGCGTTCGCCGAGAAGACCCTGGTCCACGCCGGACAGTGCACGAAGGTCGACCCGGCGGCCCGGCCGGCCGCCGTGGGCCTGCTCGGCTGCGGCGTGATGGCCGGGCTCGGCGCGGCGATGAACACCGGCGGGGTCGGCCGGGGTGACTCGGTCGCGGTGATCGGCTGCGGCGGCGTCGGCGACGCGGCGGTCGCCGGTGCGGTGCTGGCCGGCGCGACGACGATCGTCGCCGTCGACCGCGACCCCCGCAAGCTCGACTGGGCCCGGAAGTTCGGGGCCACGCACACCGTCGACGCCTCCGCCGAGGACCCGGTCGAGGCGATCCGGGCGGTCACCGGCGGCTTCGGTGCCGACGTGGTGATCGACGCGGTGGGCCGCCCGGAGACCTGGAAGCAGGCCTTCTACGCCCGCGACCTCGCCGGCACGGTCGTGCTGGTCGGGGTGCCCACTCCCGAGATGACCGTCGAGCTGCCGCTGCTGGACGTCTTCGGCCGGGGCGGGGCCCTCAAGTCGAGCTGGTACGGCGACTGCCTGCCCAGCCGGGACTTCCCGCTGCTGACCGAGCTCTACCTCCAGGGGCGGCTCGACCTCGACGCGTTCGTCACCGAGGAGATCGGCCTGGACCAGGTCGAGGCGGCCTTCGGCCGGATGCACGCCGGCGACGTGCTCCGCTCGGTGGTGGTCCTCTGA
- a CDS encoding MBL fold metallo-hydrolase, whose product MAARIDHAVTSGTFSLDGQTFDVDNNVWVVGDDSECVVLDAPHDVEAILRTVAGRRVRAILATHAHDDHVRVAPELSRATGAPVLLHPADRVLWDMVHPDVPPGGELRDGDTVEVAGTTLRVLHTPGHSPGACSFHAPDLTAVFTGDTLFAGGPGATGRSFSDFGTIIDSIRDRLLTLPPETTVHTGHGDSTSIGAEAPHLPEWLARGH is encoded by the coding sequence ATGGCGGCCCGGATCGACCACGCCGTCACCAGCGGCACGTTCTCCCTCGACGGCCAGACCTTCGACGTGGACAACAACGTCTGGGTGGTCGGCGACGACAGCGAGTGCGTCGTGCTCGACGCCCCGCACGACGTCGAGGCGATCCTGCGGACCGTCGCCGGGCGACGGGTCCGGGCGATCCTGGCCACCCACGCCCACGACGACCACGTCCGGGTGGCCCCGGAGCTGAGCCGGGCGACGGGCGCGCCGGTCCTGCTGCACCCCGCCGACCGGGTGCTCTGGGACATGGTCCATCCGGACGTGCCGCCCGGCGGTGAACTGCGCGACGGCGACACGGTCGAGGTCGCCGGCACCACCCTGCGCGTGCTGCACACCCCCGGCCACAGCCCGGGCGCGTGCAGTTTCCACGCTCCCGACCTCACGGCGGTCTTCACCGGCGACACCCTCTTCGCCGGTGGTCCCGGGGCGACCGGGCGGTCGTTCAGCGACTTCGGCACGATCATCGACTCGATCCGGGACCGGCTGCTGACCCTCCCGCCGGAGACGACCGTGCACACCGGCCACGGCGACAGCACCAGCATCGGCGCCGAGGCCCCCCACCTGCCCGAGTGGCTCGCCCGCGGCCACTGA
- a CDS encoding DUF3626 domain-containing protein, with protein sequence MDVSSSRTAGAAAAYAPLTRAQRAALDHVRAVARRDRPAVLTSIARVLAGCDVPGEPAQVIEAIAEGGGLTVNFHPDRLLADGRSVAEALTEEGVYRSQFETGISNGGLTAYPGGDRDRWEAALFGGAYQATGVRLAERPIYGGLDLLGHPEGACPRFGSCHLRLRPTVLARTTFCFGDSHLGPTVVGTTDAFEPVLAALLHDTDERGGCLGMAGMDSVTLLRTLLARRHRVGWTPGEPARSLDDYVEAQVHGGVDLGRDVEALVADPSFQGTACGATLAGLARRYGFPLYWHRGFALPVDRVDPEFRGPAIPPLAARVLDRFGRPGAPVDAALIGRAAASVVTEPGQWADRGPAAVTLQHLKQLWHVVVRFGEAY encoded by the coding sequence GTGGATGTTTCCTCCTCCCGGACGGCCGGGGCGGCTGCGGCGTACGCGCCGCTGACCCGCGCGCAACGCGCGGCGCTGGACCACGTCCGCGCGGTCGCCCGGCGCGACCGACCCGCCGTCCTGACCTCGATCGCCCGCGTGCTGGCCGGCTGTGACGTGCCCGGGGAGCCGGCACAGGTGATCGAGGCGATCGCCGAGGGCGGTGGGCTGACGGTGAACTTCCACCCCGACCGGCTGTTGGCCGACGGCCGGAGCGTGGCCGAGGCGCTGACCGAGGAGGGCGTCTACCGCAGCCAGTTCGAGACCGGCATCTCCAACGGCGGGTTGACCGCGTACCCGGGCGGCGACCGGGACCGTTGGGAGGCGGCGCTCTTCGGCGGCGCGTACCAGGCCACCGGGGTACGCCTCGCCGAGCGACCGATCTACGGCGGTCTCGACCTGCTCGGGCACCCGGAGGGAGCCTGCCCCCGTTTCGGCTCGTGCCACCTGCGGCTGCGTCCCACGGTGCTCGCCCGGACCACGTTCTGCTTCGGCGACAGCCATCTGGGTCCGACGGTGGTCGGCACGACCGACGCCTTCGAGCCGGTGCTCGCCGCGCTGCTGCACGACACCGACGAGCGGGGCGGCTGCCTCGGGATGGCCGGCATGGACAGCGTCACCCTGCTGCGGACCCTGCTCGCTCGTCGCCATCGGGTCGGCTGGACGCCGGGGGAGCCGGCCCGGTCCCTCGACGACTACGTCGAGGCCCAGGTCCACGGCGGTGTCGACCTGGGCCGCGATGTCGAGGCGCTGGTGGCCGACCCGTCCTTCCAGGGCACCGCGTGCGGGGCGACGCTGGCGGGTCTCGCCCGCCGGTACGGGTTCCCGCTGTACTGGCACCGAGGGTTCGCCCTGCCCGTCGACCGGGTCGACCCGGAGTTCCGGGGACCGGCGATCCCGCCGTTGGCCGCCCGGGTGCTCGACCGGTTCGGCCGGCCGGGCGCACCCGTCGACGCGGCGTTGATCGGCCGGGCCGCCGCGTCGGTGGTCACCGAACCCGGGCAGTGGGCCGACCGGGGACCGGCAGCGGTGACCCTCCAGCACCTCAAGCAACTCTGGCACGTCGTCGTGCGGTTCGGTGAGGCGTACTGA
- a CDS encoding alkaline phosphatase D family protein, whose protein sequence is MTNTLDRRTLLRVAGATTGTAVLAGAVLATTAPAHAAGGAFRHGVASGDPLPDGILLWTRLTPTDEALPGSGKGPDVQVSWQVAADPDFQDTTAEGVTSTGPVRDHTVKVEVTGLAPATTYWYRFGYGGTWSTVGRTTTAPPPDAAVDRLRLGVVSCANWEAGWFSAYRHLAARDDLNLVVHLGDYLYEYGTGQFDAGGTVVRPVQPAHETLTLADYRIRHALYKTDPDLQALHAAVPWVITWDDHEVANDQWSGGAENHTPGTEGDYTTRLAAARQAYFEWMPVRAGADGAIHRRLRFGQLAELSMLDLRSYRSRQASGTAVDDPARTITGDAQMAWLKAGLAGSTARWKLVGNPVMMARLNLGALPAWLLGPLRELLGIPENGAALNPDQWDGYNADRNELVDHLRATGTRDVVFLTGDIHFSWANEVTTRSTALSGPAAAEFVVPSVTSDNVNDFLGLPANNALSALGATLIRSTNPHVRWTELDGHGYGVVEVTPQHCRMDWYHLSERTDPTSGSAWVAGWSVATGSARLRQEYGPLP, encoded by the coding sequence ATGACGAACACCCTCGACCGCCGTACGCTGCTGCGCGTCGCCGGTGCCACCACCGGTACCGCCGTCCTCGCCGGCGCGGTGCTGGCCACGACGGCTCCCGCCCACGCGGCCGGTGGCGCCTTCCGGCACGGGGTCGCCTCCGGTGACCCGCTCCCCGACGGCATCCTGCTCTGGACCCGGCTAACCCCCACCGACGAGGCCCTACCGGGCTCCGGGAAGGGACCGGACGTGCAGGTGTCCTGGCAGGTCGCCGCCGACCCGGACTTCCAGGACACGACGGCCGAGGGCGTGACATCCACCGGGCCGGTGCGGGACCACACGGTCAAGGTGGAGGTGACCGGTCTGGCCCCGGCCACCACCTACTGGTACCGGTTCGGATACGGCGGCACCTGGTCGACGGTCGGTCGCACGACGACCGCGCCCCCGCCGGACGCGGCCGTGGACCGGCTGCGGCTGGGCGTCGTCTCCTGCGCGAACTGGGAGGCCGGCTGGTTCTCCGCATACCGGCACCTGGCCGCCCGGGACGACCTGAACCTGGTGGTCCACCTCGGGGACTACCTGTACGAGTACGGTACGGGCCAGTTCGACGCGGGCGGCACGGTGGTCCGCCCGGTGCAGCCGGCACACGAGACGCTCACCCTCGCCGACTACCGGATCCGGCACGCCCTCTACAAGACCGACCCGGACCTCCAGGCCCTGCACGCCGCGGTGCCCTGGGTGATCACCTGGGACGACCACGAGGTCGCCAACGACCAGTGGTCCGGTGGGGCGGAGAACCACACCCCGGGCACGGAGGGGGACTACACGACACGGCTGGCCGCCGCGCGGCAGGCGTACTTCGAGTGGATGCCGGTGCGGGCCGGCGCGGACGGGGCCATCCACCGGCGGCTGCGGTTCGGGCAGCTCGCCGAGCTGTCCATGCTGGACCTGCGGTCGTACCGGTCGCGGCAGGCCTCCGGCACGGCGGTGGACGACCCGGCGCGCACGATCACCGGGGACGCGCAGATGGCCTGGTTGAAGGCGGGCCTGGCCGGTTCGACGGCCCGTTGGAAGCTGGTCGGCAACCCGGTGATGATGGCCCGGCTCAACCTGGGCGCGCTGCCGGCCTGGTTGCTCGGCCCGCTGCGCGAGCTGCTCGGCATCCCCGAGAACGGCGCGGCGCTCAACCCGGACCAGTGGGACGGCTACAACGCCGACCGCAACGAGCTGGTCGACCACCTGCGGGCCACCGGCACGCGGGACGTGGTGTTCCTGACCGGCGACATCCACTTCTCCTGGGCGAACGAGGTGACCACCCGGTCGACCGCGCTGTCCGGGCCGGCCGCCGCCGAGTTCGTCGTCCCCTCGGTCACCAGCGACAACGTCAACGACTTCCTGGGCCTGCCGGCGAACAACGCGCTCAGCGCGCTCGGGGCGACCCTGATCCGCTCGACCAATCCGCACGTGCGGTGGACGGAGTTGGACGGCCACGGCTACGGCGTCGTGGAGGTGACCCCGCAGCACTGCCGGATGGACTGGTACCACCTGTCCGAGCGGACCGACCCCACCAGCGGCAGCGCCTGGGTGGCGGGCTGGTCGGTGGCGACCGGGTCGGCCCGGCTGCGTCAGGAGTACGGCCCACTGCCCTGA
- a CDS encoding MFS transporter, producing MRDHPSSGPGVNRSPSPPRGEERRRWQALAVGLVAAFMTLLDVSIVNVAVPSIDRTLGASPSDLQWVLSGYALTFGLVLVPAGRLGDARGRRNAFVVGIALFTLTSALAGLAPSPTWLIAARLLQGAAAGLVNPQVTGLIQELFHGPERGRPFGLLGATIGISTAIGPLLGGLLIAVGGEEHGWRWVFFVNVPVGIAAVVLGWRLLPAPVRREGTGARQLDPVGVLLLGVGVVLVLLPLVQREQWQGLSRWLLVVAGLATLGAFGFWERWYARRGEPLFDLELFRLRSYALGSVIALVYFGGFTALFFVFTLFLQNGLGYSALLAGLAITPFALGSAAASAFGGRVVNRYGRPLVTVGLLTVVVGLGAVVLALRFLPDVPAPLATALPLLVAGIGSGLVITPNQTLTLAEVPVREAGSAAGMLQTGQRIGSAAGIAAVGAAFFSALSDTDGDWSVAFRDSLLLAVGVISLALVAALLDVHRHRRTGR from the coding sequence GTGCGTGATCATCCCTCGTCGGGGCCCGGTGTGAACCGGTCGCCGTCCCCTCCACGCGGCGAGGAACGCCGCCGGTGGCAGGCGCTCGCGGTCGGGCTGGTCGCGGCGTTCATGACCCTGCTCGACGTCAGCATCGTCAACGTCGCCGTCCCGTCGATCGACCGGACGCTCGGCGCGAGCCCCAGCGACCTCCAGTGGGTCCTCTCCGGGTACGCGCTGACGTTCGGGCTGGTCCTGGTGCCGGCGGGCCGGCTCGGGGACGCCCGGGGCCGACGCAACGCCTTCGTCGTCGGCATCGCGCTGTTCACACTGACCAGCGCGCTGGCCGGGCTCGCCCCCTCGCCGACCTGGCTGATCGCTGCCCGGTTGTTGCAGGGAGCCGCCGCCGGCCTGGTCAACCCGCAGGTCACCGGGCTGATCCAGGAGTTGTTCCACGGTCCCGAGCGGGGCCGGCCGTTCGGCCTGCTCGGCGCGACGATCGGAATCTCCACCGCGATCGGCCCGTTGCTGGGTGGGCTACTCATCGCCGTCGGCGGTGAGGAGCACGGCTGGCGGTGGGTGTTCTTCGTCAACGTGCCGGTGGGGATCGCCGCCGTGGTGCTGGGTTGGCGGCTGCTGCCGGCACCCGTCCGGCGGGAGGGCACCGGAGCACGGCAGCTCGACCCGGTGGGCGTTCTGCTGCTCGGCGTCGGGGTGGTGCTGGTGCTGCTGCCGCTGGTGCAGCGGGAACAGTGGCAGGGCCTGAGCCGGTGGCTGCTGGTGGTCGCCGGGCTCGCCACGCTGGGTGCGTTCGGGTTCTGGGAACGCTGGTACGCCCGACGCGGTGAACCCCTGTTCGACCTGGAGTTGTTCCGGCTGCGCTCGTACGCCCTCGGGTCGGTGATCGCGCTGGTCTACTTCGGCGGCTTCACGGCGCTGTTCTTCGTCTTCACGCTCTTCCTACAGAACGGGCTCGGCTACTCCGCGCTGCTGGCCGGTCTGGCGATCACGCCGTTCGCGTTGGGGTCGGCCGCCGCGTCCGCGTTCGGCGGCCGGGTCGTCAACCGGTACGGACGCCCGCTGGTCACGGTCGGCCTGCTCACCGTCGTCGTCGGGCTGGGTGCGGTCGTGCTCGCCCTGCGGTTCCTGCCGGACGTCCCGGCTCCCCTGGCGACGGCGCTGCCGTTGCTGGTCGCGGGGATCGGCAGCGGACTGGTGATCACACCGAACCAGACCCTCACCCTCGCCGAGGTGCCGGTACGGGAAGCCGGCAGCGCCGCCGGCATGCTCCAGACCGGGCAGCGGATCGGCTCAGCGGCCGGCATCGCCGCCGTCGGCGCGGCGTTCTTCTCCGCCCTGAGCGACACCGACGGAGACTGGTCGGTGGCGTTCCGGGACTCGCTTCTGCTCGCCGTCGGCGTCATCTCGCTGGCCCTTGTCGCCGCGCTGCTCGACGTGCACCGACACCGGCGGACCGGACGCTGA
- a CDS encoding geranylgeranyl reductase family protein, with the protein MTVWDCAVIGAGPAGLSAAYAAARAGLRTLVVERAAHPRYKTCGGGLIGTSLATVTDRIDVPADDRVDRVTFTRDGRREFTRRHTAPLVTMVRREEFDLRLRRAATDAGAEVRERAPVRAVKQDPDAVRLRLADGDTVTARYAVGADGSSGVTARHVGVRHRQVDLGLERELPVSPVEQERWRGRVLLDWGPIPGSYAWVFPKGDRLTVGVIAARGEGERTRAYLRSFVERLGLSGVEPAHDSGHLTRCRADDAPLRRGRVLVAGDAAGLLEPWSREGISYALRSGALAGAAVAAGDLDGYVRAVHADLVPSMRAGHRLLDVFARRPEVFHALLATPPGWGMFVRFCQGRASFDETLSRAPVRAALALLDRLPATPARAG; encoded by the coding sequence GTGACCGTCTGGGACTGTGCTGTCATCGGAGCCGGCCCGGCCGGGCTTTCCGCCGCGTACGCCGCCGCTCGCGCCGGCCTGCGGACCCTGGTCGTCGAGCGGGCTGCCCATCCCCGCTACAAGACCTGCGGTGGCGGACTGATCGGCACCTCGCTCGCCACGGTCACCGACCGGATCGACGTGCCCGCCGACGACCGGGTCGACCGGGTCACCTTCACCCGCGACGGCCGGCGGGAGTTCACCCGACGGCACACCGCGCCGCTGGTCACGATGGTCCGCCGGGAGGAGTTCGACCTGCGGCTGCGCCGGGCCGCGACCGACGCCGGCGCCGAGGTACGGGAACGCGCGCCGGTGCGCGCCGTGAAGCAGGACCCGGACGCGGTCCGCCTGCGGCTGGCCGACGGCGACACGGTCACCGCCCGGTACGCGGTCGGCGCGGACGGCTCCTCCGGCGTCACCGCCCGCCACGTGGGTGTCCGGCACCGGCAGGTCGACCTGGGGTTGGAACGGGAACTGCCGGTGTCGCCCGTGGAGCAGGAGCGCTGGCGGGGTCGGGTCCTGCTCGACTGGGGGCCGATCCCCGGGTCGTACGCCTGGGTGTTCCCGAAGGGCGACCGCCTGACCGTCGGTGTCATCGCGGCCCGGGGCGAGGGGGAGCGGACCCGCGCCTACCTGCGGTCGTTCGTCGAGCGGCTCGGCCTGAGCGGGGTGGAACCGGCACACGACTCGGGCCACCTGACCCGCTGCCGCGCCGACGACGCGCCGCTGCGGCGGGGCCGGGTGCTGGTCGCCGGGGACGCCGCCGGCCTGCTGGAGCCCTGGAGCCGCGAGGGCATCAGCTACGCGCTGCGCTCCGGCGCGCTGGCCGGCGCGGCGGTGGCCGCCGGAGACCTCGACGGGTACGTGCGCGCGGTGCACGCCGACCTGGTGCCGTCGATGCGCGCCGGCCACCGGCTGCTGGACGTCTTCGCCCGCCGTCCGGAGGTGTTCCACGCGCTGCTGGCCACCCCGCCCGGCTGGGGGATGTTCGTCCGCTTCTGTCAGGGGCGGGCCAGCTTCGACGAGACCCTGTCCCGGGCGCCGGTGCGGGCCGCGCTGGCCCTGCTGGACCGCCTTCCGGCTACCCCGGCTCGGGCGGGCTGA
- a CDS encoding AAA family ATPase, translated as MMPALVITRGLPGSGKTTYAKRWVAEDPERRFRVNRDDLRAMAHGHRVGVRWQEDAVTTAQKAQVLALLRAGLSVIADDTNLPDASVEEWRRLAEQAEAHLVAVDLRDVPVETCIARDTARGAAGGRLVGGDVIRRIADEGRCRVLDAG; from the coding sequence ATGATGCCCGCCCTTGTTATCACCCGTGGCCTGCCCGGCTCCGGTAAGACCACCTACGCCAAGCGGTGGGTGGCCGAGGATCCCGAGCGCCGCTTCCGCGTGAACCGCGATGACCTGCGGGCCATGGCCCACGGCCACAGGGTCGGTGTGCGGTGGCAGGAGGATGCGGTGACCACCGCGCAGAAAGCGCAGGTGCTCGCGCTGCTGCGCGCGGGCCTGAGTGTGATCGCTGACGACACGAACTTGCCGGACGCGTCGGTGGAGGAGTGGCGGCGGCTCGCCGAGCAGGCCGAGGCGCACCTGGTGGCGGTCGACCTGCGGGACGTGCCGGTGGAAACCTGCATCGCCCGAGATACGGCCCGTGGTGCCGCCGGTGGCCGGCTGGTGGGTGGGGACGTCATCCGCCGGATAGCCGATGAGGGCCGGTGCAGGGTGCTCGACGCCGGGTAG
- a CDS encoding glucose 1-dehydrogenase yields the protein MSENQYTQQDPTQQYAQGQPEQQQSPPGTTGEMRPKPDHGEESYRGSGRLEGKRALITGGDSGIGRAVAIAFAREGADVLISYLGEEEDADARDTVRLVEKAGRRGVAVRGDITDEAACQSLVDRALSDLGGLDILVNNAAYQMAQDKGILGISSEQFDRVLKTNLYAMFWLCKAAVPHLPEGGAIINTSSIQAYQPSPQLLDYATTKAGIANFTKALAEDLADQGIRVNAVAPGPIWTPLIPATMPEKKVESFGEDTPMGRAGQPAELAPAFVFFASQESSFITGEVLGVTGGKPIS from the coding sequence GTGAGCGAGAACCAGTACACCCAGCAGGACCCGACCCAGCAGTACGCGCAGGGCCAGCCCGAACAGCAGCAGTCCCCGCCGGGCACGACGGGCGAGATGCGACCGAAGCCCGACCACGGCGAGGAGTCGTACCGGGGGAGTGGCCGGCTGGAGGGCAAGCGAGCGCTGATCACCGGCGGTGACTCGGGTATCGGCCGTGCGGTCGCCATCGCCTTCGCCCGGGAGGGCGCCGACGTGCTCATCTCCTACCTCGGCGAGGAGGAGGACGCGGACGCCCGTGACACGGTCCGGCTGGTCGAGAAGGCCGGCCGGCGCGGCGTCGCCGTGCGGGGTGACATCACCGACGAGGCGGCCTGCCAGTCGCTGGTCGACCGGGCGCTGTCCGACCTCGGTGGCCTCGACATCCTGGTGAACAACGCCGCCTACCAGATGGCCCAGGACAAGGGCATCCTCGGGATCAGCAGCGAGCAGTTCGACCGGGTGCTCAAGACGAACCTGTACGCGATGTTCTGGCTCTGCAAGGCCGCCGTGCCGCACCTGCCGGAGGGCGGGGCGATCATCAACACGTCGTCGATCCAGGCGTACCAGCCGTCGCCGCAGCTGCTGGACTACGCGACGACCAAGGCGGGGATCGCGAACTTCACCAAGGCGCTCGCCGAGGACCTCGCCGACCAGGGCATCCGGGTGAACGCGGTGGCGCCCGGCCCGATCTGGACCCCGTTGATCCCGGCCACCATGCCGGAGAAGAAGGTCGAGTCGTTCGGCGAGGACACCCCGATGGGCCGGGCCGGACAGCCGGCGGAGCTGGCCCCGGCGTTCGTCTTCTTCGCCTCGCAGGAGTCGAGCTTCATCACCGGCGAGGTGCTCGGCGTCACCGGCGGCAAGCCCATCAGCTGA
- a CDS encoding nucleotidyl transferase AbiEii/AbiGii toxin family protein — translation MSTTHLNEFYREVARVALAAAGPHRFVLGGGVAWAAHGLVTRPTEDVDLFADVEGAAAAAAAEVRTALERAGFAVADADPDSELADLFAGFDQDLKDFVVTRDGRQLRLTLARLDRYRSPVVMDLGPVMDVRDLVASKTAALVNRREVRDYIDVAAALDHYPVAELLELARQLDPALDPEDVAAAGRYLDRLPERRFARYGLDADQVRRLRERLAGWPR, via the coding sequence GTGAGCACCACCCACCTCAACGAGTTCTACCGAGAGGTCGCCCGGGTGGCCCTCGCCGCGGCCGGTCCGCACCGGTTCGTGCTCGGCGGCGGGGTCGCCTGGGCGGCACACGGGCTGGTCACCCGACCCACCGAGGACGTCGACCTGTTCGCCGACGTCGAAGGTGCGGCGGCTGCTGCGGCGGCGGAGGTCCGCACCGCGCTGGAGCGGGCCGGCTTCGCAGTGGCCGACGCCGACCCGGACAGCGAGCTGGCCGACCTGTTCGCCGGATTCGACCAGGACCTGAAGGACTTCGTGGTCACCCGGGACGGGCGGCAGCTCCGGCTGACCCTGGCCCGCCTCGACCGGTACCGCAGCCCCGTGGTCATGGACCTGGGACCGGTGATGGACGTCCGTGACCTGGTGGCGAGCAAGACGGCGGCGTTGGTCAACCGCCGGGAGGTACGGGACTACATCGACGTCGCCGCCGCGCTGGACCACTACCCGGTGGCGGAACTGCTGGAGCTGGCCCGGCAGCTCGACCCGGCGTTGGACCCGGAGGACGTGGCCGCCGCCGGCCGCTACCTGGACCGGCTGCCCGAGCGACGGTTCGCCCGGTACGGGCTGGACGCCGACCAGGTCCGCCGGCTGCGGGAACGCCTCGCCGGGTGGCCGCGCTGA